From Myxococcus xanthus, a single genomic window includes:
- a CDS encoding SufS family cysteine desulfurase, whose product MSGFDVNQVRKDFPILDQEVRGRPLVYLDSAATAQKPQAVIDALVRFYQHDNANVHRGVHVLSERATEAYEGARETVRRFINARDVKEVVFVRGTTEAINLVAQTYGRKHIGAGDEVLITQMEHHANIVPWRMLCEQTGAVLKVIPVDDRGELVLDAVDALLTERTRILAVTHVSNALGTVAPVKELTRRAHAKGIPVLVDGAQAVTHFPVDVQDLGCDFYAFSGHKMFGPTGIGVLYGRKERLDAMPPYQGGGDMILSVTMEKVTYNRVPYRFEAGTPNLEGAVGLAAAIRYLEALGMENVAAHDRELLAYATQALESVPGLRMVGTAREKSGVLSFMLADIHPHDVGTILDREGICIRTGHHCAQPVMQHFKVPATSRASLALYNTREDVDALVRGLHKVLEVFQ is encoded by the coding sequence ATGAGCGGCTTCGACGTGAATCAGGTCCGTAAGGACTTCCCCATCCTCGACCAGGAGGTGCGGGGCCGGCCGCTGGTGTACCTGGACAGCGCCGCCACGGCGCAGAAGCCGCAGGCCGTCATCGACGCGCTGGTGCGCTTCTATCAGCACGACAACGCCAACGTGCACCGCGGCGTCCACGTGTTGTCCGAGCGCGCCACGGAGGCCTACGAGGGCGCGCGTGAGACGGTGCGCCGCTTCATCAACGCCCGGGACGTGAAGGAAGTCGTCTTCGTGCGTGGCACCACCGAGGCCATCAACCTGGTGGCGCAGACGTACGGGCGCAAGCACATTGGCGCCGGGGACGAGGTGCTCATCACCCAGATGGAGCACCACGCCAACATCGTCCCCTGGCGGATGCTGTGCGAGCAGACGGGCGCCGTGCTCAAGGTCATCCCCGTGGATGACCGGGGCGAGCTGGTGCTGGACGCCGTGGACGCGCTGCTGACGGAGCGCACCCGCATCCTCGCGGTGACGCACGTGTCCAACGCGCTGGGCACCGTGGCGCCGGTGAAGGAGCTCACGCGGCGGGCCCACGCGAAGGGCATCCCCGTGCTGGTGGACGGCGCACAGGCGGTGACGCACTTCCCCGTGGACGTGCAGGACCTGGGCTGCGACTTCTACGCCTTCAGCGGGCACAAGATGTTCGGCCCCACCGGCATCGGCGTGCTGTACGGGCGCAAGGAGCGTCTGGATGCGATGCCGCCCTACCAGGGCGGCGGCGACATGATCCTCTCCGTGACGATGGAGAAGGTGACGTACAACCGGGTGCCGTACCGCTTCGAGGCGGGCACGCCCAACCTGGAGGGCGCGGTGGGGTTGGCGGCGGCCATCCGCTATCTGGAGGCGCTGGGGATGGAGAACGTCGCCGCGCACGACCGGGAGCTGCTGGCCTACGCCACGCAGGCGCTGGAGTCGGTGCCGGGGCTGCGCATGGTGGGCACGGCGCGCGAGAAGTCCGGCGTGTTGTCCTTCATGCTGGCGGATATCCACCCGCACGACGTGGGCACCATCCTGGACCGCGAGGGCATCTGCATCCGCACCGGCCACCACTGCGCGCAGCCGGTGATGCAGCACTTCAAGGTGCCGGCCACGTCCCGGGCGTCGCTGGCGCTCTACAACACGCGCGAGGATGTGGACGCGCTCGTCCGTGGCCTGCACAAGGTCCTGGAGGTGTTCCAGTGA
- the sufT gene encoding putative Fe-S cluster assembly protein SufT, with protein sequence MRGMMAVLERDVSATIIPSGDRVVLPEGAELRVTQTLGGNITVQDPYGQLFRIDEKDGGALGEEYAPKEKAAGDLSEFNEEQVWEQLRTVYDPEIPVNIVELGLVYACKAEPLPEGGQRVDIQMTLTAPGCGMGPVLVEDVRTKVGSVPGVAETRVELVWDPPWGQERMSDVARLQLGWM encoded by the coding sequence ATGCGAGGAATGATGGCGGTGCTGGAGCGCGACGTGTCCGCGACAATCATCCCCAGCGGGGACCGGGTGGTGCTGCCCGAAGGCGCCGAGCTGCGGGTGACGCAGACGCTCGGCGGCAACATCACGGTGCAGGACCCCTACGGTCAGCTCTTCCGCATCGACGAGAAGGACGGCGGCGCGCTGGGCGAGGAGTACGCCCCCAAGGAGAAGGCCGCCGGCGACCTCAGCGAGTTCAACGAGGAGCAGGTCTGGGAGCAACTGCGCACGGTGTACGACCCGGAGATTCCGGTGAACATCGTCGAGTTGGGCCTGGTGTACGCGTGCAAGGCGGAGCCGCTGCCGGAAGGCGGGCAGCGGGTGGACATCCAGATGACGCTCACCGCGCCCGGCTGCGGCATGGGGCCGGTGCTGGTGGAGGACGTGCGCACCAAGGTGGGCTCGGTGCCTGGGGTGGCGGAGACGCGCGTGGAGCTCGTCTGGGATCCACCCTGGGGGCAGGAGCGGATGTCGGACGTGGCGCGGCTCCAGCTTGGTTGGATGTAG
- a CDS encoding tetratricopeptide repeat protein — MRTIRLGFAALALVTALTGCHRSTSTATPRVLETAAEQAQKGTQQARTLAFAGFHALLVAGDALLAQQRFDDAIARDAGDVYALAGQSLMARRAGRPDRALTASLELVARAPTHPLAAVAARHVLDSVGTSRALDDDILLGVERALAAGATGEAAYLMRGARMSVAVVRGDAEARDAAMQQLGGVSEVSLVGPFSPFHVLAWDERTPVSQNGSLAGPLTGAFGPLPVRTVRAPDGRMDLTGEPGQGDLYVQAFDADVTEPGLYVARTVSGTSHQVLMDGAPLMERRAWERATTTVTARAVQLPAGKHRFVVRQIKGGTSGLLTFALLRVDGRPSGVRFSAATGAAPQAWGSKVEFSDETPGVFPTTEGLKTALHEEAGELLAVVLAVRDGLQRDADGARRLMASVDANTPALLWLRAEVASADRTVPSKVARGRATRDLESVLAKDPGNVAALLLRAELFLDEGQPTSAMDMLKTASEVAQPAGHPVFMLRARAALALEVEALAEESLTAALEAQPGLCEALTLQYSLARRRDAAERSDTLAASLNGCPGTVVRQAEHARTRGDVETATKLYSELQSRDPSSISLANTLANLYVSKRRFDDATAVLQKLATVWPRNAELVKRMADVREYAGQPAEALKLREKALAMAGDDLTLRRTEERAKTGRELLQAYAVDGREAIRAYEAEPVSGGSAAAFVLDAAAVRVYPDGSIVNRIHTVQKALEQSGVQEIAEVNVPRGAQVLALRTLKADGRVLEPENIEGKDTVSLPGVAVGDYVEVEYLLAEPPRGPAQPGFTASAFYFQIANQPNAWVTYTVVAPKGVGMKVDAHGMKVPEPKVDGDLEVFHFETRRVPPFIPEPDAPPSANEYLPFVIVGAGDTGNESLVKLYGDAFQERWLRTAEVDAFARKAAEGKSGLDAVKALHAAVMQRFSGRDASLSQTAASTVAQDRGSRLTVMKAGLDALGIPSRVVAVRTFNTDPSAYTFPQDALLPYAALRVEVPGSEPVWVDTSVRYGPFGELPELAMGGREAWLLPEPGRPLQKVQTPPLKETPGKEVKLALKLAEDGTLSGQGEETYSGFEAAQIAEAFNQLSAESRNQALQGAVARYFGGASLSSVKLENQEQVGAPFVLRYEFTVPRFGRMEGGQRMALGPLTFPAQLGRRFVQLSTRRTPLYIDTTEASRTQVTLSMPKGWKLADPQASLEANNAFGRFTRSEKQDGSTLSVTESLRVPRNRVMPGQYELFSGFTGDVDLIQTRELVLVKP, encoded by the coding sequence ATGCGCACCATTCGACTCGGCTTCGCCGCGCTCGCACTCGTCACGGCCCTCACGGGCTGCCACCGTTCCACTTCCACGGCGACACCGCGCGTCCTCGAAACCGCCGCGGAGCAGGCGCAGAAGGGCACCCAACAGGCCCGCACGCTCGCGTTCGCGGGCTTCCATGCCTTGCTCGTCGCGGGTGACGCCTTGCTGGCGCAACAGCGCTTCGATGACGCCATTGCCCGCGACGCGGGAGATGTCTACGCGCTGGCCGGTCAGTCGCTGATGGCACGCCGCGCGGGCCGTCCCGACCGCGCCCTGACGGCATCCCTGGAGCTGGTGGCGCGCGCGCCCACGCACCCGCTGGCGGCCGTCGCGGCGCGCCACGTGCTGGACTCGGTGGGCACGTCGCGGGCGCTGGACGACGACATCCTCCTCGGCGTGGAGCGAGCGCTGGCGGCGGGCGCGACGGGCGAGGCCGCCTATCTGATGCGCGGCGCGCGGATGTCGGTGGCCGTGGTGCGCGGCGACGCGGAGGCCCGCGACGCGGCGATGCAGCAACTGGGCGGGGTGAGCGAAGTCTCGCTGGTGGGGCCCTTCTCGCCCTTCCACGTGCTGGCCTGGGACGAACGCACGCCCGTGAGTCAGAATGGCTCGCTGGCGGGCCCCCTCACCGGCGCCTTCGGTCCGCTGCCGGTGCGCACGGTGCGCGCCCCCGACGGGCGGATGGACCTGACGGGCGAGCCCGGCCAGGGCGACCTCTACGTCCAGGCCTTCGACGCGGACGTGACGGAGCCGGGCCTCTATGTGGCTCGCACCGTGAGCGGCACCTCGCATCAGGTGCTGATGGACGGGGCTCCGTTGATGGAGCGCCGGGCCTGGGAGCGCGCCACCACCACCGTCACCGCGCGCGCCGTGCAGTTGCCCGCGGGCAAGCACCGCTTCGTCGTGCGTCAAATCAAGGGCGGCACCTCCGGCCTGCTCACCTTCGCCCTGCTGCGCGTGGACGGGCGCCCGTCCGGCGTGCGCTTCAGCGCGGCCACCGGCGCGGCGCCGCAGGCCTGGGGCAGCAAGGTCGAGTTCTCCGACGAGACGCCCGGCGTGTTCCCCACCACGGAGGGCTTGAAGACGGCCCTGCACGAGGAGGCCGGTGAGCTGCTGGCCGTCGTGCTGGCGGTGCGGGACGGCCTGCAGCGGGACGCGGACGGCGCGCGGCGGCTGATGGCCTCGGTGGACGCCAACACCCCGGCCCTGCTGTGGCTGCGCGCGGAAGTCGCCTCCGCGGACCGCACCGTGCCGTCCAAGGTGGCGCGCGGCCGGGCCACGCGTGACCTGGAGTCCGTGCTGGCCAAGGACCCTGGCAACGTGGCGGCGCTGTTGCTGCGCGCGGAGCTCTTCCTCGACGAGGGCCAGCCCACCTCCGCCATGGACATGCTGAAGACGGCGTCCGAGGTGGCCCAGCCCGCCGGTCACCCGGTGTTCATGCTGCGCGCCCGCGCCGCGCTGGCGCTGGAAGTGGAAGCCCTGGCGGAGGAGTCACTCACCGCGGCGCTGGAGGCCCAGCCCGGCCTGTGCGAGGCGCTGACGCTCCAGTACAGCCTGGCCCGCCGCCGTGACGCGGCGGAGCGGAGCGACACCCTGGCGGCGTCCCTGAATGGCTGCCCGGGGACGGTGGTGCGCCAGGCCGAACACGCGCGCACGCGCGGCGACGTGGAGACGGCGACGAAGCTGTACAGCGAGCTCCAATCCCGCGACCCCAGCAGCATCAGCCTGGCCAACACGCTGGCCAACCTCTACGTGTCCAAGCGCCGCTTCGACGACGCCACCGCGGTGCTCCAGAAGCTGGCGACCGTGTGGCCTCGCAACGCGGAGCTGGTGAAGCGCATGGCGGACGTGCGCGAGTACGCGGGCCAGCCGGCCGAGGCGCTCAAGCTGCGCGAGAAGGCGCTGGCGATGGCGGGCGACGACCTGACGCTGCGCCGCACGGAGGAGCGCGCGAAGACGGGCCGCGAGCTGCTGCAGGCGTACGCCGTGGACGGACGCGAGGCCATCCGCGCCTACGAGGCGGAGCCCGTCAGCGGCGGCAGCGCGGCGGCCTTCGTGCTGGATGCGGCGGCGGTGCGCGTGTACCCCGACGGCAGCATCGTCAACCGCATCCACACGGTGCAGAAGGCGCTGGAGCAGTCGGGCGTGCAGGAGATCGCCGAGGTGAACGTGCCGCGCGGCGCGCAGGTGCTGGCGCTGCGCACGCTGAAGGCGGACGGCCGGGTGCTGGAGCCGGAGAACATCGAAGGCAAGGACACGGTGAGCCTGCCCGGCGTGGCCGTGGGTGACTACGTGGAGGTGGAGTACCTGCTCGCGGAGCCTCCGCGCGGCCCCGCGCAGCCGGGCTTCACGGCGTCCGCCTTCTACTTCCAGATTGCGAACCAGCCCAACGCCTGGGTGACGTACACGGTGGTGGCGCCCAAGGGCGTGGGCATGAAGGTGGACGCGCACGGGATGAAGGTGCCGGAGCCCAAGGTGGACGGCGACCTGGAGGTGTTCCACTTCGAGACGCGCCGCGTGCCGCCGTTCATCCCCGAGCCGGACGCGCCGCCCTCCGCCAACGAGTACCTGCCCTTCGTCATCGTGGGCGCGGGCGACACGGGCAACGAGAGCCTGGTGAAGCTCTATGGCGATGCCTTCCAGGAGCGCTGGCTGCGCACGGCGGAAGTGGACGCCTTCGCGCGCAAGGCGGCGGAGGGCAAGTCGGGCCTGGACGCGGTGAAGGCCTTGCACGCGGCGGTGATGCAGCGCTTCTCCGGCCGGGACGCGAGCCTGAGCCAGACGGCGGCGTCCACGGTGGCCCAGGACCGGGGCAGCCGGCTGACGGTGATGAAGGCCGGCCTGGACGCGCTGGGCATCCCCTCGCGGGTGGTGGCGGTGCGGACCTTCAACACCGACCCGTCGGCCTACACCTTCCCCCAGGACGCGCTGCTGCCGTACGCGGCGCTGCGCGTGGAGGTGCCCGGCAGCGAGCCGGTGTGGGTGGACACGTCCGTGCGCTACGGCCCCTTCGGCGAGCTGCCGGAGCTGGCCATGGGCGGGCGGGAGGCGTGGCTGCTGCCCGAACCCGGCCGCCCGTTGCAGAAGGTGCAGACGCCGCCCCTGAAGGAAACCCCCGGCAAGGAAGTGAAGCTGGCGCTGAAGCTCGCCGAGGATGGAACGCTCAGCGGGCAGGGCGAGGAGACGTACTCCGGCTTCGAGGCGGCGCAGATTGCCGAGGCCTTCAACCAACTGTCGGCGGAGAGCCGCAACCAGGCGCTGCAGGGCGCGGTGGCGCGGTACTTCGGCGGTGCGTCGCTGTCGAGCGTGAAGCTGGAGAACCAGGAGCAGGTGGGCGCGCCCTTCGTGCTCCGCTACGAGTTCACCGTGCCGCGCTTCGGGCGGATGGAGGGCGGCCAGCGGATGGCGCTGGGGCCCCTCACCTTCCCCGCGCAGTTGGGCCGGCGGTTCGTGCAGCTGAGCACGCGCCGCACCCCGCTCTACATCGACACCACCGAGGCCAGCCGCACGCAGGTGACGCTGTCCATGCCCAAGGGCTGGAAGCTCGCCGACCCCCAGGCCTCGCTGGAGGCGAACAACGCCTTCGGCCGCTTCACCCGGTCCGAGAAGCAGGACGGCTCGACGCTCAGCGTCACCGAGTCGCTGCGCGTGCCACGCAACCGCGTCATGCCTGGCCAGTACGAGCTGTTCTCTGGGTTCACCGGAGACGTGGACCTCATCCAGACGCGGGAGCTGGTCCTGGTGAAGCCCTAG
- a CDS encoding YXWGXW repeat-containing protein produces the protein MTPRWWACLVTLLAAPMVHAQTAPVPASEPGYSEYAYDDTEFEDEDTAPMAPYAPPQLPAENPSGRPFTGAVWASGHWYWDGDEWRFNAGTWLAPMDGYRFINGYWEPDGRMWRWVSGGWARHDSPVVEIPIAVASEELSTQQAPPPLRVEHAPPPPAPSYVWTPGYWYWAGANYVWVDGMWAAPPRPGLVYVSSRWMRRGPSWYFSAGGWATRGSVRVTVPVYRHAHVTVARRHPHYFTHSWRRYPAVRHHVYHPGNHYRRGPGPVRQHYRGNNGNHWGNGNYHRASPGGNGGGGHHRRDGGHRGGRD, from the coding sequence ATGACTCCTCGATGGTGGGCTTGTCTGGTGACCTTGCTGGCGGCGCCCATGGTTCACGCGCAGACCGCGCCGGTCCCCGCGTCAGAGCCTGGATATTCCGAATACGCGTACGACGACACGGAGTTCGAGGACGAGGACACGGCGCCCATGGCGCCCTACGCCCCGCCCCAGCTCCCCGCCGAGAATCCCTCCGGCCGGCCCTTCACGGGCGCCGTCTGGGCCTCCGGCCACTGGTACTGGGATGGCGACGAGTGGCGCTTCAACGCCGGCACCTGGCTGGCGCCCATGGACGGCTACCGGTTCATCAACGGCTACTGGGAGCCGGATGGCCGGATGTGGCGGTGGGTGTCCGGCGGCTGGGCCCGCCATGACTCCCCGGTGGTGGAGATTCCCATCGCCGTGGCGAGCGAGGAGCTGTCCACGCAGCAGGCGCCTCCGCCGCTCCGCGTCGAGCACGCGCCGCCGCCGCCAGCCCCCTCCTACGTCTGGACGCCCGGCTACTGGTACTGGGCCGGCGCCAACTACGTGTGGGTGGACGGCATGTGGGCCGCCCCGCCCCGTCCTGGGCTCGTCTACGTGTCGTCCCGGTGGATGCGCCGCGGGCCCTCCTGGTACTTCTCCGCTGGCGGCTGGGCCACCCGGGGCTCGGTGCGTGTCACGGTGCCCGTCTACCGCCACGCGCACGTCACCGTGGCGCGCCGGCACCCGCACTACTTCACGCACTCCTGGCGCCGCTACCCCGCGGTGCGCCACCACGTCTACCACCCCGGGAACCACTACCGGCGTGGCCCCGGCCCGGTGCGTCAGCACTACCGTGGCAACAACGGCAATCACTGGGGCAATGGCAACTACCACCGGGCGTCGCCCGGCGGGAACGGGGGCGGGGGACATCACCGCCGCGATGGGGGACATCGCGGCGGCCGGGACTGA
- a CDS encoding type 1 glutamine amidotransferase domain-containing protein, with protein sequence MKKLKGLRVAVLAADGFEQVELTAPVKKLERQGADVTIVSPHKGRIRGMNLLIPGKRVSVDASLREVKAADFDAVLLPGGFVNPDLLRQSALALDFVRDADALDMPIAVICHGPWVLISAGLVEGRALAAWPGIRDDVRNAGGRWVDEPVMRDGNWVSSPGPRQMFAFIKGMVELFAEKMPEVSARAPMVPVRQAAPSRWPKLLAGTLATAALGLGARRLALR encoded by the coding sequence ATGAAGAAGCTGAAAGGGTTGCGAGTGGCCGTGCTCGCGGCGGATGGCTTCGAACAGGTGGAACTGACAGCACCGGTGAAGAAACTGGAGCGTCAGGGCGCCGACGTGACGATTGTGTCCCCCCACAAGGGCCGCATCCGCGGGATGAACCTTCTCATTCCAGGGAAAAGGGTGAGCGTGGACGCGTCCCTGCGTGAGGTGAAGGCGGCGGACTTCGACGCGGTCCTCCTCCCAGGAGGTTTCGTGAACCCGGACCTCCTCCGGCAAAGCGCGCTCGCGCTCGACTTCGTCCGCGACGCCGACGCGCTGGACATGCCCATCGCCGTCATCTGCCATGGCCCCTGGGTGCTGATTTCGGCGGGACTCGTGGAGGGACGGGCGCTGGCCGCGTGGCCGGGCATCCGCGACGACGTGCGCAACGCGGGTGGCCGCTGGGTGGACGAGCCGGTGATGCGCGATGGCAACTGGGTCTCCAGCCCGGGACCGCGACAGATGTTCGCGTTCATCAAGGGCATGGTGGAGCTCTTCGCGGAGAAGATGCCGGAGGTCTCTGCTCGTGCGCCGATGGTGCCCGTGCGCCAGGCAGCGCCTTCCCGGTGGCCGAAGCTGCTCGCGGGAACGCTGGCCACCGCGGCGCTCGGATTGGGCGCGCGGCGGCTGGCCCTGCGCTGA
- a CDS encoding isoaspartyl peptidase/L-asparaginase family protein, whose product MSAASVLLRRSFVVGAVMLLSPVGCATQTGAARTDSEQPTSRDAPAPKPKWGLVIHGGAGVISRENLSPEREEEVRAALTQSLQAGHAVLASGGSALDAVSAAVRILEDSPYFNAGKGAVFTHDGVNELDAAIMDGTTRKAGAVAGLRHVKNPISLARLVMEQSPHVMMVGEGAEAFAKSQGVELVDPKYFYTEDRWQGLQRALEKERSQPQPSSALPAGYDPVSGDHKFGTVGAVALDQTGALAAATSTGGMTNKRYGRVGDSPIIGAGTYADARCAVSATGHGEFFIRYTVARDICARVEYQNVPLPEAADVVINDVLVKVGGEGGVIAMDREGNVAMPFNSAGMYRGYVGEDGKPVVAIFRDAAEAAGAK is encoded by the coding sequence ATGTCCGCCGCTTCCGTTCTCCTCCGCCGTTCTTTCGTCGTGGGTGCCGTGATGCTGCTTTCTCCCGTGGGCTGTGCCACCCAGACTGGGGCTGCTCGCACCGACAGCGAGCAGCCCACCTCGCGTGATGCACCCGCGCCCAAGCCGAAGTGGGGGCTGGTCATCCACGGCGGCGCGGGTGTCATCTCCCGGGAGAATCTCTCCCCAGAGCGCGAGGAGGAGGTCCGCGCCGCGCTGACCCAGTCCCTCCAGGCGGGACACGCGGTGTTGGCCAGTGGTGGCTCCGCGCTGGACGCAGTGAGCGCCGCGGTCCGCATCCTGGAGGACTCTCCGTACTTCAACGCGGGCAAGGGCGCCGTCTTCACGCACGACGGGGTCAACGAGCTGGATGCCGCCATCATGGATGGCACGACGCGCAAGGCGGGGGCCGTGGCGGGCTTGCGGCACGTGAAGAACCCCATCTCGCTGGCGCGGCTCGTCATGGAGCAGTCGCCGCACGTGATGATGGTGGGGGAGGGCGCGGAGGCCTTCGCGAAGTCGCAGGGTGTGGAGTTGGTGGACCCGAAGTACTTCTACACGGAGGACCGGTGGCAGGGCCTCCAGCGCGCGCTGGAGAAGGAGCGCTCGCAGCCGCAGCCATCCTCCGCGCTCCCGGCGGGGTATGACCCGGTGAGCGGGGACCACAAGTTCGGCACCGTGGGCGCCGTGGCCCTGGACCAGACGGGCGCGCTCGCCGCGGCCACGTCCACGGGAGGCATGACGAACAAGCGCTACGGCCGCGTGGGGGACTCGCCCATCATCGGCGCGGGGACGTATGCGGACGCGCGCTGCGCCGTGTCCGCCACCGGCCATGGCGAGTTCTTCATTCGCTACACCGTGGCGCGCGACATCTGCGCCCGCGTGGAATACCAGAACGTGCCGTTGCCGGAGGCCGCCGACGTCGTCATCAACGACGTGCTGGTGAAGGTCGGCGGCGAGGGCGGCGTCATCGCGATGGACCGCGAGGGCAACGTGGCCATGCCCTTCAACTCCGCCGGCATGTACCGCGGCTACGTGGGCGAGGACGGCAAGCCCGTCGTGGCCATCTTCCGGGATGCGGCGGAGGCCGCTGGCGCGAAGTAG
- the sufD gene encoding Fe-S cluster assembly protein SufD, with amino-acid sequence MTTALAHYLDVATRFQAAPEQASAPQWLKRLRADALAHFERQGLPTTRDEAWKYSRLGAIAEGTFIPRTDVSRDTAHLSAVVERLGLPGPRLVFVDGRLAPELSSVAGLPRGLTLKPLRDAVREDGELLESVLGQRALANEHAFTALNAALLEEGVLLRLAPGALSEVPVQVVFLTRGDAPVLSSPRILVVAGESSEATLVETYASAGPAGSAATFTNAVTEVTLGDNASLHHYKLQVEADAALHVGALHARQGRDSRFASHAFAFGGAMARNEVHAAFAGEGGDATLNGLYVGQGAQHLDNRTALDHAVPRCTSRELYKGVLDGHSRGTFHGLIRVRQDAQRTDSRQQNRNLLLSESAQADARPQLEIFADDVKCAHGAAVGRLDAQALFYLRSRGVPQAEAERLLTYAFAREVVEAVPAGPVRANIEALLALKLPGAAQREVTA; translated from the coding sequence ATGACGACGGCCCTGGCGCACTACCTGGATGTGGCCACGCGCTTCCAGGCGGCGCCCGAACAGGCGTCCGCGCCGCAGTGGCTCAAGCGCCTGCGCGCAGATGCCCTGGCCCACTTCGAGCGGCAGGGCCTGCCCACGACGCGTGACGAGGCGTGGAAGTACTCCCGGCTGGGGGCCATCGCGGAAGGAACGTTCATTCCACGGACGGATGTGTCCCGGGACACCGCCCACCTGTCGGCGGTGGTGGAGCGGCTGGGCTTGCCGGGGCCCCGGTTGGTGTTCGTGGATGGGCGGCTGGCGCCGGAGCTGTCGTCCGTGGCGGGCCTGCCGCGCGGACTGACGCTGAAGCCGCTGCGGGACGCGGTGCGTGAGGACGGCGAGCTGCTGGAGTCCGTGCTGGGGCAGCGGGCCCTGGCGAACGAGCACGCCTTCACCGCGCTCAACGCGGCGCTGCTGGAAGAGGGCGTGCTGTTGCGGCTGGCACCGGGCGCGCTGAGCGAGGTGCCCGTGCAGGTGGTGTTCCTCACGCGCGGCGACGCGCCGGTGCTGTCCAGCCCGCGCATCCTCGTGGTGGCGGGGGAGAGCAGCGAAGCGACGCTGGTGGAGACGTATGCCAGCGCGGGCCCCGCGGGCTCGGCGGCGACATTCACCAACGCGGTGACGGAGGTGACGCTGGGCGACAACGCCAGCCTCCACCACTACAAGCTCCAGGTGGAGGCGGACGCGGCGCTGCACGTGGGCGCGCTCCATGCACGGCAGGGGCGGGACAGCCGCTTCGCCTCGCATGCCTTCGCCTTCGGTGGGGCCATGGCGCGCAACGAGGTCCACGCGGCCTTCGCGGGCGAGGGTGGCGACGCGACATTGAATGGCCTGTACGTGGGGCAGGGCGCGCAGCACCTGGACAACCGCACGGCGCTGGACCACGCGGTGCCCCGGTGCACCAGCCGCGAACTGTACAAGGGCGTGCTGGATGGTCACTCACGCGGCACCTTCCACGGGCTCATCCGCGTGCGGCAGGACGCGCAGCGCACGGACTCGCGGCAGCAGAACCGCAACCTGCTGCTGTCGGAGTCGGCGCAGGCGGATGCACGGCCTCAGTTGGAAATCTTCGCGGACGACGTGAAGTGCGCGCACGGCGCGGCGGTGGGGCGGCTGGACGCGCAGGCGCTGTTCTACCTGCGCTCGCGCGGCGTGCCCCAGGCAGAGGCGGAGCGGCTGCTCACCTACGCCTTCGCTCGCGAGGTGGTGGAGGCGGTGCCCGCCGGCCCTGTGCGCGCGAACATCGAAGCGCTCCTGGCCTTGAAGCTGCCAGGCGCGGCGCAGCGCGAGGTGACGGCATGA
- the sufU gene encoding Fe-S cluster assembly sulfur transfer protein SufU produces the protein MSASDDLKDLYQEVVLEHSKRPRNYRVVEGATAEAAGHNPLCGDQLVVTLKVEGGVIKDVAFQGQGCAISKASASLMTGAVKDRTRAEAEDLFERVHKLVTEGPESVDVDALGKLAVLSGVSEFPARVKCASLAWHTLRAALEGRGEAVSTE, from the coding sequence GTGAGTGCGTCGGATGACTTGAAGGACCTCTATCAAGAGGTCGTGCTGGAGCACTCCAAGCGGCCGCGCAACTACCGCGTGGTGGAGGGCGCCACCGCGGAGGCGGCGGGCCACAACCCGCTGTGCGGTGACCAGTTGGTGGTGACGCTGAAGGTGGAGGGCGGCGTCATCAAGGACGTGGCCTTCCAGGGCCAGGGCTGCGCCATCTCCAAGGCGTCCGCGTCGTTGATGACGGGGGCGGTGAAGGACCGGACGCGCGCGGAGGCGGAGGACCTCTTCGAGCGCGTCCACAAGCTGGTGACGGAAGGTCCGGAGTCGGTGGACGTGGACGCGCTGGGCAAGCTGGCGGTGCTGTCCGGCGTCAGTGAGTTTCCCGCGCGGGTGAAGTGCGCCAGCCTGGCCTGGCACACGCTGCGCGCGGCATTGGAGGGACGCGGCGAGGCCGTGTCCACGGAGTAG